A portion of the Pseudomonas protegens CHA0 genome contains these proteins:
- a CDS encoding exonuclease SbcCD subunit D C-terminal domain-containing protein, translating into MRLFHTSDWHLGQNLHGQERDFEHACFLEWLLRQLKHEQPDVLLIAGDIFDTVNPPVSAQERLYDFIVSAHEQQPALTVVMIAGNHDSGSRIELPAPLMRRLRTHALGRVLWLDDGQLDAERLLLPLPDAGGQVAAWCLALPFLRPAEVTGRQLGDDYLKGIAQVHEWLIAAANAKRQPGQALVAVSHAHMAGGSVSEDSERSLIIGNAEALPASLFGPDISYVALGHLHKPQKVNGEERIRYSGSPIPLSFSEIGYQHQILDVRLDGETLVSVEPRLIPRAVNLQRLGPAPLGELLTQLGELPDIDLLAEEQRQPWLEVRVRLDEPQPDLRQQVESALQGKAVRLVRIAAEYAGKGAGDGEEASAELIELDQLTPEELFRRAWRDAYANEVDEATLKDFALLLQDVQQEGEQP; encoded by the coding sequence TTGCGTCTGTTTCACACCTCCGACTGGCACCTGGGCCAGAACCTCCACGGCCAGGAACGCGACTTCGAACACGCCTGTTTCCTGGAGTGGCTGCTGCGCCAGCTCAAGCACGAACAGCCCGATGTGCTGCTGATCGCCGGCGATATCTTCGACACCGTCAACCCGCCGGTCAGCGCCCAGGAGCGGCTCTACGACTTCATCGTCAGCGCCCACGAGCAGCAGCCGGCCCTGACCGTCGTGATGATCGCCGGCAATCACGACTCCGGCTCGCGCATCGAGCTGCCGGCGCCCTTGATGCGCCGCCTGCGCACCCACGCCCTGGGCCGGGTGCTGTGGCTGGACGACGGCCAGTTGGACGCCGAGCGCCTGCTGCTACCGCTGCCCGACGCCGGCGGCCAGGTCGCCGCCTGGTGCCTGGCCCTGCCGTTCCTGCGGCCGGCGGAAGTCACCGGCCGCCAGCTGGGCGACGACTACCTCAAGGGCATTGCCCAGGTCCACGAATGGCTGATCGCCGCGGCCAACGCCAAGCGCCAGCCGGGCCAGGCCCTGGTCGCCGTCAGCCATGCGCACATGGCCGGCGGTTCGGTCTCGGAAGATTCCGAACGCAGCCTGATCATCGGCAACGCCGAGGCCCTGCCCGCCAGTCTGTTCGGCCCGGACATCAGCTACGTGGCCCTGGGCCACCTGCACAAGCCGCAGAAGGTCAACGGCGAGGAGCGCATCCGCTACAGCGGCTCGCCGATCCCGCTGTCGTTTTCCGAGATCGGCTATCAGCACCAGATCCTCGACGTGCGCCTGGACGGCGAGACCCTGGTCAGCGTCGAACCGCGGCTGATTCCCCGCGCGGTGAACCTGCAACGCCTGGGCCCGGCGCCCCTGGGGGAACTCCTGACCCAGCTCGGCGAGCTGCCGGACATCGACCTCTTGGCCGAAGAACAGCGCCAGCCCTGGCTGGAAGTGCGGGTGCGCCTGGACGAGCCCCAGCCGGACCTGCGCCAGCAAGTGGAAAGCGCCCTGCAAGGCAAGGCCGTGCGCCTGGTGCGGATCGCCGCCGAATACGCCGGCAAGGGCGCAGGTGACGGTGAAGAGGCCAGTGCCGAGCTGATCGAGCTGGACCAGCTGACCCCCGAAGAACTGTTCCGCCGCGCCTGGCGCGACGCTTACGCCAACGAGGTGGACGAAGCCACCCTCAAGGATTTCGCCCTGCTGTTGCAGGACGTCCAGCAAGAAGGTGAACAGCCATGA
- a CDS encoding BatD family protein: MTRCTALLLALAFCTGQSQAAGLLASLDRSQVNSGETVELTLESTDVTQFGKPDLAPLEAQFEVRGTRQVNQLNGLGDNHASTRWIVTLLPRHTGTLEIAPLQLGSLQSQPLSLQVNTSPAQDQNARLEPVFIEAELDQPSVYVQAQALLTLHIYHSVPLFDDSSLSPLLLSDTRVEQLGEPRTYEKLINGVRHGVIEMRYALYPQRSGPLQIPALTFSATLANPDPGQETSSQTPRAGKLIHVSSSDISLQVKAKPATYPADAPWLPARSLSLSESWNPEPEHPQVGDSLTRSLTLRAEGLSSAQLPPLPLADVNGLRSYPDQPQLSNQHVEQGLLGIREDRQALVPTRPGNVELPAIEVTWWNTVEDRLESTSLPARALQVANNPSLVVDTPAGNAPAGPDSGNLWLWQLSTLLLACTTLLGFGLWWRARWQPAVLRATQTGPSPRSLLDDLKRACQANDPQATRQALDAWARQQPETLAEMAARFVPLSDALDGLNGALYSETGQYWQGEELWRAIRAIPIDERVQDPVTDTTSLPPLYPK, translated from the coding sequence ATGACCCGCTGCACCGCCCTACTGCTTGCCCTCGCGTTCTGCACTGGCCAGTCCCAGGCTGCCGGCCTGCTCGCCAGCCTGGACCGCAGCCAGGTCAATTCCGGGGAAACCGTCGAGCTGACCCTGGAGTCCACCGATGTCACCCAGTTCGGCAAGCCGGACCTGGCGCCCCTGGAGGCACAATTCGAGGTGCGTGGCACACGCCAGGTCAACCAGCTCAACGGCCTGGGGGACAACCACGCCAGTACCCGCTGGATCGTCACCCTGCTGCCGCGCCATACCGGCACCCTGGAAATCGCCCCGCTGCAACTGGGCAGCCTGCAGAGCCAGCCCCTGAGCCTGCAGGTCAACACCAGCCCGGCCCAGGACCAGAACGCCCGCCTGGAACCGGTGTTCATCGAAGCCGAGCTCGACCAGCCCAGCGTCTATGTCCAGGCCCAGGCCCTGCTGACCCTGCACATCTACCACTCGGTGCCGCTGTTCGACGACAGCAGCCTGAGCCCGCTGCTGCTGAGCGACACCCGGGTGGAACAGCTGGGCGAGCCGCGTACCTACGAAAAGCTCATCAATGGCGTGCGCCACGGGGTGATCGAGATGCGCTACGCGCTCTATCCCCAGCGCAGCGGGCCGTTGCAGATTCCGGCGCTGACCTTCAGCGCCACCCTGGCCAACCCGGACCCGGGCCAGGAAACCAGCTCGCAGACGCCCCGGGCCGGCAAGCTGATCCACGTCAGCTCCAGTGACATCAGCCTGCAGGTCAAGGCCAAGCCCGCCACCTACCCGGCCGACGCGCCCTGGCTGCCGGCCCGCAGCCTGAGCCTGAGCGAAAGCTGGAACCCGGAGCCCGAGCACCCTCAGGTCGGAGACTCCCTGACCCGCAGCCTGACCCTGCGCGCCGAAGGCCTGTCCAGCGCCCAGCTGCCGCCGCTGCCCCTGGCCGACGTCAATGGCCTGCGCAGCTACCCGGACCAGCCGCAGTTGAGCAACCAGCACGTTGAACAGGGCCTTCTGGGCATTCGCGAAGATCGCCAGGCGCTGGTGCCCACCCGCCCCGGCAACGTCGAACTGCCCGCCATTGAAGTGACCTGGTGGAACACTGTCGAAGACCGCCTGGAAAGCACCAGCCTGCCGGCGCGGGCCCTGCAGGTGGCGAACAACCCGAGCCTGGTGGTGGACACCCCGGCAGGCAACGCCCCGGCCGGGCCCGACAGCGGCAACCTGTGGCTGTGGCAACTGAGCACCCTGCTGCTGGCTTGCACCACCCTGCTGGGCTTCGGCCTGTGGTGGCGCGCCCGCTGGCAGCCGGCGGTGCTGCGCGCCACCCAGACCGGCCCCAGCCCGCGCTCGCTGCTGGACGACCTCAAGCGTGCCTGCCAGGCCAACGACCCCCAGGCCACCCGCCAGGCCCTGGACGCCTGGGCCCGACAGCAGCCCGAAACCCTGGCCGAAATGGCCGCGCGCTTCGTGCCGCTGTCCGACGCCCTGGACGGCCTCAACGGCGCGCTCTACAGCGAGACCGGCCAGTACTGGCAGGGCGAGGAACTGTGGCGAGCGATACGCGCCATCCCGATCGACGAACGGGTCCAGGACCCGGTGACGGACACCACCAGCCTGCCGCCGCTGTACCCCAAGTAA
- a CDS encoding tetratricopeptide repeat protein produces MISLWPHWFRPGWLLVLPLLALLLWKLWHRQKRAGRWQMILPPAFHAALLSGGNGRESKLPWVALGLAWLLAVLALLGPSWQRVEQTSQKPADPLVVLLELTPQMLANDVPPDRLEQARHKLLDLLQLRSDAQTAIVVYAGSAHTLVPLSDDLATSRNLLDALKPSIMPQAGQRADLALLKALKLLDQGALGQGRVLLMASSLNEEERQGIRQALKGDAPQLLMLGFGSRDGAPVAQEDGSYLKDDQGAILVSRLDSPDLKHFIGDVGGRYRQARLDDSDLRGLGLLGGPQGLRSDGQTLRLDTWADQGYWLLLPLLLLAACAGRRGWLFCLPLLLFAVPQPSYAFDFNDLWLRPDQQGQRLLQQQRPAEAARHFQDPQWQGVALYEAGNYTAAAERFAEGNDALAHYNRGNALARSGELEAAIDAYEQALERQPDLQPALQNKALVESLLQQQQAQAQTPPPAKKPDTPEGDDTRPGPSGAATQPPPGSNGPQAPAQTPANEGDTPPDPQAAGHSEVPGSELDDQHTTTPLRPVEDSLDAEHQQALEQWLRKIPDDPGELLRRKFWYEQQQHQDQGKTR; encoded by the coding sequence ATGATCAGCCTCTGGCCCCATTGGTTCCGCCCCGGCTGGTTGCTGGTGCTGCCCCTGCTGGCGCTGCTGCTGTGGAAGCTCTGGCACCGGCAGAAACGCGCCGGGCGCTGGCAGATGATCCTGCCCCCGGCCTTTCACGCCGCCCTGCTCAGCGGCGGCAATGGCCGCGAAAGCAAGCTGCCCTGGGTGGCCTTGGGCCTGGCCTGGCTGCTGGCAGTGCTGGCCCTGCTGGGCCCCAGCTGGCAGCGGGTGGAACAGACCAGCCAGAAACCCGCCGACCCGCTGGTGGTGCTGCTGGAGCTGACCCCACAGATGCTCGCCAACGACGTGCCGCCCGATCGCCTGGAGCAGGCCCGGCACAAGCTGCTGGACCTGTTGCAACTGCGCAGCGACGCGCAGACCGCCATCGTGGTCTACGCCGGCAGCGCCCACACCCTGGTGCCGCTGTCCGATGACCTGGCCACCAGCCGCAACCTGCTGGACGCCCTCAAGCCGTCGATCATGCCCCAGGCCGGCCAGCGCGCCGACCTGGCCCTGCTCAAGGCCCTGAAGCTGCTGGACCAGGGGGCCCTGGGCCAGGGCCGGGTGCTGCTGATGGCCTCCTCCCTCAACGAAGAGGAACGCCAGGGCATCCGCCAGGCGCTCAAGGGCGACGCCCCGCAGTTGCTGATGCTCGGCTTCGGCAGCCGCGACGGCGCCCCGGTGGCCCAGGAAGACGGCAGCTACCTCAAGGACGACCAGGGCGCGATCCTGGTATCGCGCCTGGACAGCCCGGACCTCAAGCACTTCATCGGCGACGTGGGTGGGCGCTACCGCCAGGCGCGCCTGGACGACAGCGACCTGCGCGGCCTGGGCCTGCTGGGCGGCCCGCAAGGCCTGCGCAGCGACGGCCAGACCCTGCGCCTGGATACCTGGGCCGACCAGGGCTACTGGCTGCTGCTGCCGCTGTTGCTGCTGGCCGCCTGCGCCGGGCGCCGGGGCTGGCTGTTCTGCCTGCCCCTGCTGCTGTTCGCCGTGCCACAACCGAGCTACGCCTTCGACTTCAATGACCTGTGGCTGCGCCCCGACCAGCAGGGCCAGCGGCTTCTGCAACAGCAGCGCCCGGCGGAGGCCGCGCGGCATTTTCAGGACCCGCAATGGCAAGGCGTGGCCTTGTACGAAGCCGGCAACTACACTGCCGCCGCCGAGCGTTTCGCCGAGGGCAACGACGCCCTCGCCCACTACAATCGCGGTAACGCCCTGGCCCGCAGCGGCGAGCTGGAAGCCGCCATCGACGCCTACGAGCAGGCCCTGGAACGCCAGCCGGACCTGCAACCGGCGTTGCAGAACAAGGCCCTGGTGGAGAGCCTGCTGCAACAGCAACAGGCCCAGGCGCAAACACCGCCACCGGCGAAGAAGCCGGACACCCCCGAAGGCGACGACACCCGCCCGGGCCCCAGCGGCGCGGCCACCCAGCCACCACCGGGCAGCAATGGCCCGCAGGCCCCTGCACAGACGCCGGCCAACGAAGGTGACACGCCGCCGGATCCACAGGCCGCCGGCCACAGTGAAGTGCCCGGCAGCGAGCTGGACGACCAGCACACCACCACCCCGCTGCGCCCGGTGGAGGACAGCCTGGACGCTGAACACCAGCAGGCGCTGGAACAATGGCTGCGTAAGATCCCCGACGACCCGGGTGAATTGCTCAGGCGCAAATTCTGGTACGAACAGCAACAACATCAGGATCAGGGAAAAACTCGATGA
- a CDS encoding vWA domain-containing protein, whose translation MFEFAWPWVFVLLPLPWLLRLVLPVADSGEPALKVSFLSDLEGLSKRRARAHLPAWRQQVRFILLWLLLLLAAARPQWLGEPLPVAASGRDLLVAVDVSGSMDFPDMQWQDEDVSRLNLVKHLLGDFLEHREGDRVGLILFGSKAYLQAPLTFDRHTVRVWLDEAKIGIAGKNTAIGDAIGLALKRLRQRPAQSRVLILVTDGANNGGEIAPITAARLAAEEGVKIYPIGIGADPEQSATLGVLGINPSLDLDEPALKELAQVTGGRYFRARDGQELQAIKQTLDQLEPVAQQPTQARPAQALYHWPLATALLLSVLLVLRERWPQNPLQRFFTQSNFLLPAHDWRQRLKRLRLRRRR comes from the coding sequence CCTGCTGCCGCTGCCCTGGCTGCTGCGCCTGGTGCTGCCGGTGGCCGACAGCGGCGAGCCGGCGCTGAAAGTGAGTTTTCTCAGTGACCTGGAAGGCCTGTCCAAGCGCCGGGCCCGCGCCCACCTGCCAGCCTGGCGCCAGCAGGTGCGTTTCATCCTGCTCTGGCTCCTGCTGCTGTTGGCCGCCGCGCGCCCGCAATGGCTGGGCGAACCCTTGCCGGTGGCCGCCAGCGGCCGCGACCTGCTGGTGGCGGTGGACGTTTCCGGTTCCATGGATTTCCCCGACATGCAATGGCAGGACGAGGACGTCAGCCGCCTGAACCTGGTCAAGCACCTGCTGGGGGACTTTCTCGAACACCGCGAAGGCGACCGGGTGGGCCTGATCCTGTTCGGCAGCAAGGCCTACCTGCAGGCGCCCCTGACCTTCGACCGGCACACGGTGCGGGTCTGGCTGGATGAAGCGAAGATCGGCATCGCCGGCAAGAACACCGCCATCGGCGATGCCATCGGCCTGGCCCTCAAGCGCCTGCGCCAGCGCCCGGCCCAGAGCCGGGTGCTGATCCTGGTCACCGACGGCGCCAACAACGGCGGCGAGATCGCCCCCATCACCGCCGCCCGGCTGGCCGCCGAGGAAGGAGTGAAGATCTACCCCATCGGCATCGGCGCCGACCCGGAACAGAGCGCCACCCTCGGCGTGCTGGGCATCAACCCGAGCCTGGACCTGGACGAACCGGCCCTCAAGGAGCTGGCGCAAGTCACGGGCGGGCGCTACTTCCGCGCCCGGGACGGCCAGGAGCTGCAAGCGATCAAGCAAACCCTCGATCAACTGGAACCGGTGGCCCAGCAACCGACCCAGGCACGCCCGGCCCAGGCCCTGTACCACTGGCCCCTGGCCACGGCGTTGCTGCTCAGCGTGCTGCTGGTGCTGCGCGAGCGCTGGCCGCAGAACCCGCTGCAACGCTTCTTCACCCAGTCGAACTTCCTGCTGCCTGCCCATGACTGGCGCCAGCGGCTCAAGCGCCTGCGCTTGCGGAGGCGTCGATGA